A single genomic interval of Schistocerca gregaria isolate iqSchGreg1 unplaced genomic scaffold, iqSchGreg1.2 ptg000400l, whole genome shotgun sequence harbors:
- the LOC126311215 gene encoding uncharacterized protein LOC126311215 isoform X3: MSAQICDLEFHKEVGAPTALTTSKEYVFVGTSRGCVVIFSMAGELKGVLSPAEPLHQGQACHMSATPDSKWLAVGHYSKYITIWDVAANACFKTIQIPESVASSQEFRSPVVSIDFLNKTKLLAGLSDGSVISYAFHRMFFVYKVEEQILTGDSLGEPVLSVKPLRPSREQHPIDQYGLVACATTRRMLILSVSRSISVLLDIKRPETVSTNSNACVSWREMEEGGFPPTSPILAVGWGNLVCIIRISENPSYLAISTDVNALKHALVATCRMRSEVIGLQWLGQDTLVFVCASGEIGVFDFLTKKKVETKDTQIDVSLQTNLQPPVCRQFMCGSQGCAYLLDRRGVYSFRVLSWIERVNNMAKKSKLGAIDLALAFYNGEGLAVREFPMSRSKAKHLIVHEVKRILYDYVLSNLPPEFQDGTMHHYETVATTAINYCLMIKCSNFLFDKVLPLFRSGGKLNLFLEKLEPFLLNREISDLPEEVLCSLLEQYTCTSEPSRGIEFIVSKVDVSRLDFHRVTKTCVERCLDKFLFSLYLRVLGDCVTPIELLMDSLRGEVHDFGELETFRSERRWRQVGNGVMSFFKSVISGKLYADEAKMSASDVVRIVRTIAKYLLSEKSVEEKGWSRFQISVLFYADIEQFLACLATAFDKVLDLNVERQFLLVLIELAGEQPFFSAEYYKNGPSGGSPFSDNEVTSFFEFLSVYFNLGVVQLSSEVITRILDYAMLSKDVATHARREAIVMNIVEACSADLLDCDALLLSADSAHFYKACEFFCRQKRDFASVVAYRFKDPGSDKSGLFKLIPDFLLDETRHWNVHRVEKEKIVKMTLEHLKELLDADFSKTSNLVVEILLTDFDQNATLKALEPYPKLQYNYLSALLDKARCSKSVCSLDACHGAKAAIKGRVPFSKSFGNRLFELVCTLVPGEAIEWLEANSLYYDPDVAASMSRRHGLTSAYCMLLEKTEKFEQILNFFLSEIWKSLEFYVDALKQAQATNEIDGAKRLTESVNMLISLYQRNQKKFNPDETRDVWSQTLHVLLGPLIQVETLLAFGQSNGRSPTECRTIDLGGLEKDQLEALRDVLEMLLFTFLNRVAACIKAQDVLQEIIRQYSFAPFSCLRNTLIYFLDYYKYQKCSMDIVTHILDREAHDIFEQLVLKKKEGCIQNLGLDTGAMGEDAPEISGSTLKKFSSL, encoded by the coding sequence ATGAGCGCACAAATATGTGATCTGGAATTTCACAAGGAAGTAGGCGCGCCAACGGCTTTGACAACTTCCAAGGAATATGTTTTTGTCGGTACATCTCGAGGATGCGTCGTCATCTTCAGCATGGCAGGGGAACTGAAGGGCGTCCTCAGTCCGGCAGAACCCCTACACCAAGGACAGGCCTGCCACATGTCGGCCACCCCTGATTCGAAGTGGCTCGCTGTAGGGCATTACTCTAAGTACATTACCATTTGGGATGTAGCTGCGAACGCCTGTTTCAAAACCATTCAAATTCCCGAGTCCGTCGCCAGTTCCCAGGAATTTAGGTCCCCTGTCGTCAGCATCGacttcctcaacaagacgaaattgCTTGCCGGCCTCTCAGATGGGTCAGTAATTTCGTACGCGTTTCACCGAATGTTTTTTGTGTACAAAGTCGAGGAACAGATTCTGACTGGAGACAGCCTCGGAGAACCTGTGCTGTCTGTAAAGCCCCTTCGACCGTCGCGAGAACAACACCCAATCGACCAATATGGTCTCGTGGCCTGCGCCACGACCAGGCGAATGCTGATCCTGTCGGTCTCCAGATCGATTTCCGTTCTACTCGACATAAAAAGACCCGAAACGGTCTCCACGAACTCCAATGCGTGCGTATCCTGGAGAGAAATGGAGGAAGGTGGGTTTCCGCCCACCAGCCCCATTCTCGCGGTCGGATGGGGAAACCTAGTCTGCATTATCCGAATCTCCGAGAATCCCTCCTACTTGGCCATCTCCACTGACGTGAACGCACTCAAACACGCATTGGTGGCTACCTGTAGGATGCGGTCCGAGGTAATCGGACTGCAGTGGCTGGGGCAAGACACGCTGGTATTTGTGTGCGCGTCTGGTGAAATCGGCGTCTTTGACTTTTtgacaaaaaaaaaggttgaaacaaaagATACCCAAATCGACGTGTCCCTCCAGACCAACCTCCAGCCGCCCGTCTGTCGCCAGTTCATGTGCGGTTCTCAGGGGTGTGCCTACTTGTTGGATCGACGAGGCGTCTACTCATTCAGAGTCCTCTCTTGGATAGAGAGAGTCAACAACATGGCGAAAAAAAGTAAGCTGGGTGCGATCGATCTGGCGCTAGCGTTCTACAATGGCGAAGGACTGGCCGTCAGGGAGTTCCCGATGAGCCGATCGAAGGCAAAGCACTTGATTGTTCATGAAGTGAAACGAATTCTGTACGACTACGTCTTGTCCAACCTACCTCCGGAATTCCAGGATGGCACCATGCATCACTACGAAACGGTTGCCACAACGGCAATCAACTACTGCTTGATGATAAAATGCAGCAATTTCTTGTTCGACAAAGTCCTTCCGCTTTTTCGGTCTGGAGGGAAGTTGAACCTCTTCTTGGAGAAGCTGGAACCGTTCTTGTTGAACAGAGAAATCTCGGACTTGCCCGAAGAGGTTCTCTGTTCTCTGCTCGAACAGTACACATGTACCTCAGAGCCGAGTCGGGGCATCGAATTTATCGTATCGAAGGTAGACGTCTCCAGATTAGATTTCCATCGAGTCACGAAGACGTGCGTGGAGCGCTGTCTGGACAAGTTTCTCTTCAGTTTGTACCTCAGAGTGCTCGGAGATTGCGTCACGCCAATAGAGCTTCTCATGGACTCGCTGAGGGGAGAGGTGCACGACTTTGGCGAGTTGGAGACGTTCCGCTCAGAGCGACGCTGGAGACAAGTTGGAAATGGAGTCATGTCATTTTTCAAGAGCGTGATTTCGGGAAAGCTGTATGcagacgaagcgaaaatgagcgccaGCGATGTCGTGCGCATCGTCAGAACGATAGCTAAATATTTGCTGTCTGAGAAATCAGTTGAAGAAAAAGGATGGTCTCGCTTTCAAATCTCTGTTCTGTTTTATGCCGACATCGAACAGTTCCTCGCGTGTCTAGCCACCGCATTTGACAAGGTTTTAGACCTCAATGTGGAGAGGCAGTTTTTGCTCGTTCTCATTGAATTGGCAGGTGAACAGCCCTTCTTCTCAGCGGAGTATTACAAAAATGGGCCCAGTGGGGGGAGCCCTTTCAGCGATAACGAAGTCACATCGTTCTTCGAATTTCTATCCGTCTACTTCAACTTGGGCGTTGTCCAGCTGTCGAGCGAGGTGATAACTCGCATCTTGGACTACGCCATGCTCTCCAAGGATGTCGCAACCCACGCTCGTCGCGAAGCCATCGTCATGAACATCGTTGAGGCTTGCTCAGCCGACCTCCTCGACTGCGACGCGCTGCTTCTCTCAGCCGACAGCGCGCACTTCTATAAGGCATGCGAATTTTTTTGTCGCCAAAAGCGGGACTTTGCGTCTGTGGTGGCCTATCGCTTTAAAGACCCCGGCTCAGACAAGTCCGGACTGTTCAAGCTCATTCCTGACTTTCTCCTAGACGAAACCCGGCACTGGAACGTTCACAGAGTCGAGAAAGAAAAAATCGTCAAAATGACTCTAGAACACCTAAAAGAACTGTTGGACGCTGACTTTTCCAAGACTTCAAACCTCGTCGTCGAGATCCTTCTAACCGACTTCGACCAAAATGCTACTCTCAAAGCGCTTGAACCCTACCCAAAACTCCAGTACAACTATCTCAGTGCATTGCTCGACAAAGCGCGGTGCTCCAAGAGTGTCTGTTCGCTCGATGCCTGTCACGGCGCAAAGGCGGCAATCAAAGGACGCGTACCTTTCTCAAAATCTTTTGGAAACCGGTTATTCGAGTTGGTGTGTACGTTGGTACCCGGCGAGGCGATCGAATGGCTCGAAGCGAACTCTCTCTACTACGACCCGGACGTCGCTGCTTCGATGTCACGAAGGCACGGTCTGACTTCGGCCTACTGCATGTTGCTAGAAAAGACCGAAAAGTTCGAACAAATTCTGAACTTCTTCTTGTCAGAAATTTGGAAGAGCCTCGAATTTTATGTAGACGCTCTAAAGCAGGCGCAGGCGACGAACGAGATCGATGGCGCGAAGAGGCTAACTGAATCCGTAAATATGCTGATTTCTCTCTATCAGCGAAATCAAAAgaaattcaatccagatgaaactcGAGACGTCTGGTCTCAGACTCTTCATGTCTTATTAGGTCCCTTGATTCAAGTAGAGACCCTCCTAGCCTTCGGACAGTCAAACGGCCGGTCCCCGACCGAGTGCAGGACAATCGACTTAGGCGGACTGGAGAAGGACCAGCTGGAAGCGCTAAGGGACGTTCTAGAAATGCTCCTATTTACCTTCTTGAACCGTGTGGCCGCCTGCATAAAGGCCCAAGACGTCTTGCAAGAAATCATTCGGCAGTACTCGTTTGCCCCATTTTCCTGCCTCAGGAATACCTTGATCTACTTTCTAGACTATTACAAGTACCAGAAGTGTTCCATGGATATCGTAACCCACATTTTGGATCGCGAAGCACACGACATATTCGAGCAATTGGTGCTCAAGaaaaaagaagggtgtatacaaaATTTAGGGCTCGACACAGGTGCGATGGGGGAGGACGCTCCGGAAATCAGCGGCAGCACTCTCAAGAAATTCTCGTCTCTTTGA